The Methanocella arvoryzae MRE50 DNA window AAAGCGTGATTTCGCCCGCCATCTTCTCGGCAAGCTTGGCCCTCAGGTTGACAATATCGTTCTGCATCTGTCGCTAATAAACGAAGTCCTAGTATATAAGCCTTGTAGTAGTTCGGTTCGACAATTGACGTAACTTTTCCGCATTATAATTATGGGGAATAAAAATCGTACCACGCCGCCCGTGTAAATCGACAGGCGCCGGAGGGCCGGTTCGGTTTTTTAATAGGGCGGAAGGTGACGAAGCGGATTTCGACAGCCAGAATAAAAAGGCTCTCGGGCACAGCCGAGAGTTAAATAATGGGTGGGTAAGTAAAAAAGTGGAGCGGAGCCCGGCACTTTGCGGCCGCCCGCAGGCGGCCTCAGTTCTTGATCATGTTGAGGAACTTCTTGGTCCTCTCGTGCCGGGGGTTGGTGAAGAACTGGTCGGGGGTGTTCTCCTCGACGATGACACCGCCATCCATCAGGACGACGCGGTCGCCTACTTCCCTTGCGAAGTTCATCTCGTGGGTGACCACCATCATGGTCATGCCATCCATGGCGAGGTTGCGCATGACGTCCAGCACTTCTTTCACTAACTCGGGATCGAGTGCCGAGGTGACTTCGTCGAACAGCATGACGTCCGGCTTCATGGCGAGGGCGCGGGCGATAGCAACTCTCTGCTGCTGGCCGCCGGAGAGCTGCATGGGATAGCTGTTAATCTTTTGCTCCAGGCCCACCTTCTTCAGGAGTTCTTTACCCAGCGTTTCTGCCTCTGCTTTCGACTTCTTCTGCACCTTGATGGGGGCGAGAGTGACGTTCTGCAGGGCGGTCATGTGGGGGAACAGGTTGAACTGCTGGAAGACCATGCCGACGCGCTGCCTGATCTTGTTGAGATCTGTCCTCCTGTCGGTGACCTCAATGCCTTCCACGAAGATTTTGCCTGAGGTGGGCTCCTCGAGCCGGTTGATGCACCGCAGGATGGTGCTCTTGCCTGAGCCGCTGGGGCCCAGGATGACCACCACTTCGCCTTTCTTCACCTGCATATTGATCCCTTTCAGGACTTCCAGTTCTCCGAACTGCTTGTGGAGGTCCTGCAGCTCTACCATGTACTGGCTCATACGGTTGCCTCCTTCTGGGGTGTTTTCTTCTTCTTGGCCGGCAGGTTGCCTTTTCTGGCGTTGACGTTATACTTCTTTTCCATGTACTGGACTATCCTGCCCAGGGGTATGGTGATGCACAGGTACACCAGTCCGGCGGCGAGCAGCGGGGTGAAGGTGTTGTAGTGCTCTGCTCCTACCGTCTTGGACCACCACAGGACTTCCGAGACCGATATGACCAGGCCGATTGAGGAGTCCTTGATGAGGGCGATAAACTCGTTACCCAGCGCCGGAAGGACGATCTTGAACGCCTGGGGGAGGATGATGAAGGTCATCGCCTGGTAGTGGGACATGCCCAGCGACCTGGCGGCTTCCATCTGGCCCTTGTGGATCGCTTCGATGCCGGCCTTGAAGATCTCTGCCATGTAGGCGCCGCTGTTCATGGAAAGGGCTACGATACAGGCCGTGAACCCGTCGATGTTGAAAGACCCGCCGGTCAGGTCCTGGATCAGGAATGGCAGGCCGAAGTTGACGAACAGCAGCTGGAGCAGGAGGGGTAATCCTCTGATGCCTTCCACGTAGATCGAGGCGATGCCCCGGAACAGGATGTTAGTAGAAGTCCTTCCCAGGCCCATGATCAGGCCGATTACGAGGCCTATCGCCATCGCAATTATCGACAGCTCCAGGGTTGTAACCAGGCCTTTGGTGACTTCTTTCTCTAAAGAATAGATGAATAGTTCTCCGTCGAAGATAGAGAAGGTCTTTCCGGGCGTCAGCGCGATCATGTACGTCTGGCCGTGCTTGACGTCAATAGTCGACGTATTGACCATCATGCCGCTTTTATGGACGCTAATCTCGTGGATGCCCTCTGTCAGCTCTATCTGGAGCTTGCCATCCCTTGTATCGGTCGTTCCCGCCAGTTGATTATCTATGTAGATCGATGCTCCGGCGACGATGCTTTTAGATGCGCTGTCTTCCCGGATAATGAATGTGACAATGTCTGGTGAAATGCTCGTCGTCACCCTCTTCATCTGTAGCTGGACGGTGACGCCCGACTGGAGGTTGTACTCTCTGACCCGGTCCTGGAGACCCTCCTTTTTTGCGGTGATCTTGTGCATGCCCGGGGTAAAATTGCTTACTTTGATCGAGCCGTCATAATTGGTCAGGCCCATATAAGTTTCATCAATATAAACAGAGGCTCCCTGGACGGGTGAAAACAGGTCGTCGTTTACGACCACAATGGCGTTCGTACTTTGGGCCGAGGCAGGAGCTGCAAAAGCCAGACATGTAAGCAGAGTCAGTATGCCGATTAACCACAACGATCTATACCCTTTATTCACCTTATATCACCGCACCATTTTTTTAAAGTACTAAGGTCGCCCGTTCCCCGGATTCCTCAGCAAGTTACTTACTAATAATCAATCAATTAAAAAGCTTTTTATCCATACTCAATTAGCTAACGTTTTTTTACATCATAATAAAAATAAGAGGCACGTAATTTACGTGCCTTTCAGGCGCTTATGCGAACCATCTGTCGTAAATGGTCTGGTACCTGCCGTCTGCCTTTATGTTGGCAAGGGCCTCGTTGATGGCTGCAGTGAGCTGCTTGTTCTGCTTGTTTACCACGATGCCGAAGTACTCGGTCTCGCTGAGGGGTCCTGCAAGCGCGTAGTCACCCGGGGTGTCCCTGTAGTAGGGCTCGCAAACGGGGTAGTCGCCGACGACTGCCTCGACTTCGCCCTTCTTGAGTGCCATGAAGGCCTCATTCATGGTGGCGTAGGACTTGACGTTCTCTTCGGGCATGCCCTCGATGGCCTTGGTTGCGTCGAAGCCGACAGTGCCAGCCTGGGCGCCGACAATCTTGCCGACAAGGTCAGAAGCGTTCTTGATAGAGCTGCCGGGCTTGGTGACGATAGCCTGGCCTGCGGACTCGTAGTACCAGTCAGTGAAGTCGATAGACTGCTGCCTGTCCGGCCTGATGGTGAACGCCGAGATGGCGCAGTCAAACTTGCCAGCCTGGACGGCCGGGATGATGGTGTCGAAGGCGTGGTCAGTGTACTTGACCTCGAGGCCCAGTTCCTTGCCGATCTCGTTCATGAGGTCGATGTCAAAGCCGTAGAACTCGCCAGTCGTGGTGTTGATGTTCTCGAAGGGCGGGTAGTGCGCTTCGGTGGCGACTGACAGGACACCCGGGGTCATAGTCAGGTTCTGGGTAACGTTGGCGGCCGGAGTCGGGGTGACGTCGGCTGCCGGAGTGGCGGTCGGAGTCGTGCAACCGCTGACGACGAGCACGACCGTCATCAGAGCGATAGCAATAATCGATACTGCGGATAATTTCTTCATGTATATACCTCCCGTTTACCATGCACCGAAAAGGGCTGTGCCATGCTAAACCATAGCATCGGATCGGCGCCTGATAACTAGATTCATATGCTCTATCGATCGTGTAGATATTAAACTTTTGTAAAGGGTTATCGATTTATCCGTTCTGAAGTAAGCAACGGATATTATTTATCCTGTCCACCCGGCTATGGTACTCCCCGCCTGTCCGGTTCCCGGACAGGAACTACCTGGTCTCACGCAATATGCTTATATGATTCCGCACCATTATCGAGCACGAAGCGTCCGCAATGACTGACTCTCTCGACAGGATCCGGCTGAACATCAAGCTCAACTACGTTTACACGGCGCTCATGAACTGCACACTGGACCGGGCAATCTGGATGCTTTTCCTGAGCTTAAGGGGCATGAGCCTGTTAGAGATCGGGCTGATAGAATCCGTTTATCAGCTGGCTATGCTGCTGTTCGGGATACCGGCAGGAGCCATCTCGGACATCCTCGGCCGGAAAACCAGCCTGATCATCGCAGCGATCGCAAGGATCGCCGGGTATACGCTCATCCTCTTCTCCCATAGCTTTGCAGGCTTTGCGCTCGGCTTCGCGGTGAACGCCCTGGCGATGGTCCTGTACAGCAGCGCCTCGGAGTCGTTCACCTACGACACGTGCAAGCAGACCGGACAGCAGGTGAGCTACAGGCAGGTGTACGGCAACGTCCTCGCCGTCACCTTCATCGCTGCGGCAGCAGGCATCGCCGCAGGCGGCTTCATAGCCAACGTCTCCTACGACTGGGTTTACTATGCCACGATTGGCATACTGCTCTGCGCACTGATACCTGCGCTGCTGTTCACAGAAACCCGCAAGCGCGCTGACGGCTCACGCAGGCCGAGGCTGAGAGAACTGCTGACCAGGTCGGTCACGCTGATCGCCGGCAATCCGGTGATCCTGTACCTGCTGGTCATATCGGCAGCCATTACGGTCATCGATCAGACCATCTACATGTACTCCCAGAAATACTTCGAGGCGATGGCAATCCCCGTCTACTTTATAGGCCTGATCCTGAGCGCCGATTCGATCTTCGCCGCACTGGGCGCCAGGTATGCCCACGTGCTGGAAAGATTCAGCAACCGGGATATCGTCATCATAGTACCGGCCGTCATCCTGGCCATGTACCTGCTCTTTGCCGTCGTAGATTCGCCTGTAGTAGTCCTGTTCCTCTGGATTGCCACGATCTTCGTCGTGGGGTTCTGGCCCATACTGAGCGATCTGATCAACAAAAGAGTGCCATCGGAGAACCGGGCGACGGTGCTCTCGATGAAGGCCCAGATGAACAGCATCGCCGTCATGATCGTCTTCCCAATCGTAGGCTTCATCGCCGAGCGGACCTCCATGTCCCTCGCCTTCATCTGGCTTATAGTATCCATAATGCCACTGATCGCTTACTCGGTGATGAAGATCAGAAAAGTAGCGTTTTAGGGCTTGGACTAAACCACGGCGGCACGGCTCCTTATCCCGACAACTATAGGGCAGATGTTCTAACCACGGCGGCACGGCGGCACGGAGACAGTGCGAGAAACGATGGCAGGATGGTTATTTGAACCACGGCGGCACGGCGGCACGGCGACAACCGTACCAGAAGTGCAAGGCTCTTTTTTATGACCCACAGCGACACGGCGGGCCGGGAGCACGGAGACAACCGACTTATTGTTACCCGGCTGGAGGAACGAGGAATCACTATAGAATTTAGTTTACCGGTCATGAGACCATAATGATATAATGTAACATCTAGCCAGTAAACCGTTATTGGTTAATAGGCTGTCTCCGTGTCGCAGCGGACTAAAAAGGAGTGCTCTGTTCGGCGTCACAGTTGTCTCTGTGTCTCTGTGTCGCCGTGGTTAGAACTTTTAGGGCTGTTCGTGGTCGCTGGCTCATGCGACGATCTGGTTGCCGGTGGCCACCCACTCTCTTATTCCATGGACCAGGCTGCGGACGTCGGAGTAGCCGTATACTCTCAGAAACATGGTGGCGTAGGCGGAGCGGATGCCGCTGGCGCAGTAAGCAACAATTTTCATGTCCTTCTCGCGAGGCAGCTCTTTGACGCGCTGGGGGATCTCTCTGACAGATATATTAACAGCACCCGGGATGTGGCCGGAAGCGAACTCGTCCCTTTCCCGGACGTCTAACAGGAAAAGTTTCGGGTTCGATGCAAGCTCTTGCTTCAACTCCTCTACTGTAACCGTGTTCCAGTCCGAGGGGGCGTTCATCATGTAGCTTTCCATCGCCGAACAGATGTCGTCTCGTAAGGCCATAAACAGATCTATCCTGTATTGGCAGATAAACCTTGTCTGGCAGTTATCCGGGATATAAGTCCCTGATGGTAAAAAAGATATAATGTGGCCTTACGGCCACTTCACACGGGCAACACTTTCTTCCCGTATGCATCATTCATGATTTCGGCGCAGGCGAGGTATATGGCTGACAGGCCGCAGAGGATGCCCTCATATCCGGCAATGGTCTTGATCATGGCGCTGCCCGTGAAGTCGGCGATGGCCAGCAGGAAGAATAGCACGGTCAGACTGCCGAAGACGATCTGCAGGGCCAGATTCTTCTTGAGGGTGGCCACGAACATGAACGCGGTGAATAGGCCCCAGACTCCGAGGAAGAATCCCATCGAGGCGCTATCGACACTGGCTGCCCAGCCCATGTTGGGGAACTGGAGGAGCGCGACCAGCGCGATCCAGAACATGCCGTAGGACGTGAATGCCGTCATGCCGAAGGTGTTGCCCTTCCTGAACTCCAGGATGCCGGCGATGACCTGGGCGAGGCCTCCGTAGAAGATGCCCATGGCGAAGATCATGCCAAGGCTCGTAGCGGAAATTATGTTCGCGTTGTGCAGGTTGAGCAGCACAGTGGTCGCTCCGAAGCCCATCAGCCCGAGGGGGGCCGGGTTCGCAAGCACTGATGCGCCAGTTTTAGTAACATCCTCTATCGCGAGCGCTGATGCGCCAGTTTTTGTCATATTCTGTTGAACCATTGAATAGTCACCGGTATTGTCACGATAGTTCATTCTAAAATACTTAAATGTTTTTATAACGATTAATCGTGGTTGTTCTACCGGGAATTTGAATAAAAAAGTTGCAGGACCAGCTTATGATCCTGCAGTTTTTACGGTTATCTCATCCGCAACTCTCCTTGCATCGAGCAGCGAGACGCCGACTGTCACCGCAAAGCCCAGCGGAATGCTGACGATTCCCGGGTTGTTCAGCGGGAAAATCGCCCCTGAGCCCATTATTGTAGGGCTGATCAGGATCAGGACGATCGACGATACCAGTCCGGTGAGTATGCCCGCTATTATGCCCTTGTCGGTCGCCCTTTTCCAGAAGAGCGTGCTCAGGATAGCCGGCAGGTTAGCCGAGGCGGCTATGGCGAAAGCGAGCCCGACCAGGAAGGCGACGTTCTGTCCTTTGGCCAGGATACCCAGAGCTATCGCGATGACTCCCACTGCGATCGCTGTCAATTTCGAGACCTTCAGGCTCTTCGACTCATCCGATTTATTGCCCAGTATCTCTGTGTATATGTCGTGAGCGATCGCTCCTGCGGCCGCCATGATCAGGCCTGCCACAGTTCCCAGGATGGTGGCGAACGCGATGGACGATATGAGGGCGAAGAATACCTCACCGCCTATGTATTGCGCCAGCAGAGGGGCGGCCAGATTCTCGTTCCCGGGGTCGAAAGTCCCGAAGTAGTTCGCTCCGAGGCCCAGGAACAGCGTCAGGATATAGAAGATCCCGATGGCTATGATGGCGATTACAGTGGACTTCCGGGCGTCTGCGGGACTCGGCACCGTGTAGTACCGGATCAGGATGTGGGGCAGCGCAGCAGTTCCGAGCACCAGTCCGAGGGCCAGCGAGGCGAAGTCCCACGGGTTGGTGTACTTGAGGCCGGGGGACAGGAACTGCTCGCCAGTCACCGTTGTCCCTTTGGGGAGCTGGATCGACTGGCTCGACAGTATCGACGAGATGAAGTCGATCGGGCCCTGGCCCGCCATTATAAGCACTCCTATGGTAAGACCTCCGGCGGCGATCAAAAGCAGGAAGCCCTTGATGAACTGGACCCAGGTGGTGGATACCATCCCGGCCGTGGCCACGATCACGATAACCAGACTCCCCACGATAACTACGCCTAGCTCGTAGGGCAGGCCGATCAATGGCTGTACGATCGAGCCAGCGCCGACCATCTGGGGAATGAGGTAAAACACGCTGACCACCAGCGTACTGATGGCCGCAGTGAGCCTGACGTACTTGTTTTTGAAGGTGCTGGTCAGCGCGTCTGCGAACGTATACTTCCCGATCTTCCTGAGCGGCTCCGCCACGATGAACAGGGCCACGATCCAGCCCGCGAGGAAGCCGATGCTGTACATGAAGCCGTCGAACCCGCTCGCCGCGATCATTCCTGCTATGCCCAGGAACGAGGCAGCGCTCAGGTAGTCCCCGGAGAAAGCGATGCCGTTGACAAACCACTTGACTCCTCCGCCCGCCGCGTAGAAGTGGCCGGCAGTCCTCACGCCTCTGGCAGCGTAAGCCGAAAGCCCCAGGGCCAGCAGCGTGATGAGGCAGAATAGTGCGAACGCAATGGGCTTGAAACTATAATCCATCTATACCCCTCCGGTTTCTGATTCCATCCTGCCCGCGTACCAGCTATAGCCGATGGCCATGAGGATGGCTGCGGCGATCAGAACCATGCCTGACACCAGGGCGACGTTCAGCCCCAGCAAGCCCTGGCTGAACAGGCCTTTGGCGAAGCTGCCCGTGATGGTGAAGGCCGAGTAGCCTGCTATGTACAGGCCAAAAAGCACGAGCCCGACTTTAAATCTGGCAGAGCCGGTTATGTCGGAGATATCGATAGCCGGCACCTTGTGCCCGGCACCGTTGAGGATATCCAGGGCTGTCTGGATTTCGGCTTCTGTCGGCTTGATGACCACGACTGAGCAGTGGGCCTGTTTCACCACTGCTTCCGCTACGTTCCCCAGAAGTAATCCGCTGATACCCCTGGGGTCTGAAGCTCCCATTATGATCATGTCTGCCTTGATGTCCGCGGCAGTCCGGATGATTTCTCCTACCACCGGCCCGTCTCTGGTCAGGAACTCGGCGGCAACGCTCTGGCTGCCAGCCAGCCTGCGGGCAAATTCCATGCCGTCGACTTCGGGCTTCCTGCGAAGGGCCGAGTTTTCCGCCATCTTCTCGATGCCAGTTACCGGTCCCTGCTCTCTGACGTTGAGCACGGAGAGCTTTGCTTTCCTGGCTCTGGCCAGTTCTACTGCCTGTATCGTAGCAGCCAGCGCCGGGAGCGAGCCATCTGTGGCCAGCAATATTGTCCCGCTTATTCTGGACTCCTCCGTCTTGTCATCCTCTATCAATCTCCTGTCATCCCTCCAGCGGGATAACAAATTATAATGATTATTTATGGTATTTAAAAGTATTGATTTATAACGATTATTAATTAGCTATTGTGGTCAAAGAAATGACGGATGATTGCCTGAGTGATCTTTGACGGCCCAGTTTCGTACATAATAAAGATTATCAGCTGACAGGTCCTATTTTATGAAGAATCGAATCTGGGGCATCACTGGCCTCCACGTATAGCCGGAAACTTTAAACTAACCTATAACTGGCAAGGGATTTGACATGGTTGACTTAAGAGATAAGGTCGTGCAAGATCGGGGCATCATAGCCAAAATCCAGAGCATGATCCCGGGGTTCAGCGGGTATCGAGCGAAAGAAGATCTGAGGGCCGCTGACAACATGTTACGCATTCAGGTGGCTGACCGGCTGGCATCGATCAGGGGCGACTTTGAGGAATGCAGGACTATCCTGCTGGACAACGGGCAGATGGAAGGCCTGGACAAGATCGGGATACTCATCAGCAAGTTCAAAACCGTAGAAGGCGAAATTCGGCATGCCGCCCAGGGCTATTCAGGCATCGACGCCCGGATCAGGGTGGGCGAAGACCGGCTGAACAAGCTGTACGAGTATGACCTGAATATGGTCACGCTGCTGACCGAGATCAAGGCTGAAGTAGACAGGGTTAAGTCTCTGGCCGTCACGGGCGGCCCGGATTACCGGCAGGCGCTGGCTCAACTCGCGATCAAGCTCGACGGCATGCAGGGCACGAACAAGAGGCGGATGGCCTTCATCACAGGCACAGAGGTGTAAAAGCATGGCAATCATAGGCGGAGATAAGAAGAGCGTCATCGGCGCTGCGACGATCGCCTGGGAAGAGAACGAGAAGCGCGGCAACATCATGTGGAAGGTGCCGCGGAACATCCGGTTCAACGACAACATCGTCGTCCGGGAGGACGAGATGGCGGTCTTCTACAGGGACGGCAAAGCCCTCGACTATATCGACCGGCCTGACCGGTATGCGCTGACATCCATGAACGCGCCCATCGTCGGCCGCATCGTGGAATTCCTGTCCGGCGTCAGGCAGGACGCGGAAGTATACTACATCCAGAAGCGGGTATTCGACGGCAAGTTCGGCAGCAAGCAACCATACGTATTCCGGGACAAGGACTTCGGGCTGGTCAACCTCCGGGTGTTCGGCGAGTTCAGGTACAAGGTCACCGGCCCCATGAACTTCATCAACCAGTTCGTCGGCACCTTCAGCTACACCACCTCGGCTGACGTGGAAGAGCGCATCAAGGACCAGGCGGTAGTCGTTTTATACGACGTGCTGGGCGACGCCAAGAACGGCGGCATGGGCGTGGCAGACCTCGCGGCCAACCTGACCAACATCGAGCAGGCGTGGCTGGAGCGGTCCAAGGCTCACTTCGAGCCTTACGGCATCACCATGGACAAACTCTCCGGACTGTACATCACCATGCCGGAGGAAGTCCAGAAGGCTGTTGATACCAGATCGTCCATGGGCGTGCTGGGCACTAACTATATGCAGTACCAGACCGGCCAGGCCATGCGCGAGGCAGCCCAGAACCCTTCGGGCGGCGGCGCTGGAGCAGGCGTCGGAGTCGGCGCAGGCATCGGCATGGGCTATATGATGGTCGACCAGATGCGCCAGATGGGCCAGCAGCAACAACAGCCCCAGCAGCAGCCCCAGCAACAGGCTGCCGCCGGCACTCCTTGCGCGAAGTGCGGCGCCAGCGTCCCGCAGGGAGCGAAGTTCTGTCCGTCCTGCGGTGCGAAGCAGGAGACCGCCGTCTGCAGCAAGTGCGGGGCAGCGCTGCCTCCCGGTGCGAAGTTCTGTCCGTCCTGCGGCCAGCCCGCCGGTGGGGAGCAGGCCTGCCCCAAATGCGGCACTAAAGTCGCTGCCGGCAGCAAGTTCTGCCCCAGCTGCGGAAATCAGCTAGGGTGAAAAACTAATGGCAGAGATCAGGTGCACCCGGTGCGGTGCACCCATACCTTTCGACTCCGGCGTCAAGTTCGTCAAGTGCAGCCACTGCGGTACGCAGCTGTACATCGACAAAAGCGGCGCTGGCTTCTTCTACATCATGCCCTTCTTCATTCAGCGGAACGACGCAGAGGGCATCTTCAAGCGGTGGACTGCAGGGGCCAAAATGGCCAGGGACCTGGAACAGACAGCGAAGATCACCGACTTCAGGCAGCTATACTTCCCGGTCTACCTATTCAGGCGGAACATCTCCGGCCAGGAAAAAGTGTTCGTCGAGCCGGCCAAATCCACGACCATGCCCGGGCTCCACTCCCTGAAAGTTCCCGCCGGCGATCTAAAAATATTCGACGAGAGCTACAGCACCGGCGGTGTCGAGCTGGTCAAGCCGGACATCGAGATGACGGCTTACCTGTCAAGCCTGGAGGGCACTCCGCTCGAGCAGGCGCTGGTCTTCTTCCCGATCTGGGCTATCCAGTACGAGTACAGGGGTACTAAGTACCCTGCCGTCATCGACGGCTCGTCCGGGGAAGTCTATACCGGCCAGTTCCCGACCAGGAAAGCGGCGCCCTACCTGCTCATCGCTGCCGCGGCTTTCGGCATCTTCTTCCTGGAAGGGCTCGCCGGTTTCATCTTATCCATGGGCGCGGGAGATTCGGCTATATTCGTATGGATCATCATCCTGCTGGTCGCGCTCTTCACCATCCCGTTCGTCACAGCAGCCGCATACGTCGTAGTCAGGAGGTTCTAACATGAGCATATCTCTCTCCATGAACTGCCCCAACTGCGGCGGCGACGTGAGCGTCGACGAGGGGACGAAGTATACCTCATGTAAGTACTGCTCTGCGATCCTGTCCATAGAAGGCGACGACGGTGTCCGCCGCATCACCTTCAGGAATAAAGTGAGCCGAGACCAGGCGATCGCCGAGGTACGCCGGTGGTGGAAAGGTGGGTTCAAGGCCCGGGACCTGCGCCGGCGGGGCGAAGTGACCGAGTGCTATCCAATCTACGTGCCCTTCTGGCGCCTGCGGGCGAGGGCGGCGGGCTGGGTTTGCGGCTACAAGACGGTCCAGCGGAACAAGCGCACCGAGAGAGTGCCGCTGGAAAAGATGGTGGCCCGGGACATGGACTGGACTCAGGTAGCCAGCGACGCCGGGGACATCGGTGTCGAGCGCCTGCGCAACCTGGACGGAGAAGCGGTCATCCTCGACGAGGGGAGCATCCCCACTTTCGAGGCGACGACCTCCAGCACCGACGCGCTGAGTACCGGCCTGTCCCAGATTCGCTCTGAAGCAGTGTCCTATGCAGGCGTGCCGAGCATCACCTTCCAGCAGGTGAACGTGATTCCCCGGGGGCTGTCGCTGGTCTTCTACCCGATATGGATGGTCCGGTACAAGTACGCCGATCGCATGTATTTCGCTACCGTGGACGGTATCACCGGCCGGGTCCTTTCCGGCAGGGCGCCAGGCGACTACCTGTGGCGGAGCCTCAGCATGGCCGTCGGCATGGCCGTCGGCGGAGTCGGCATCGGCTTCAGCGCGTGGATCGGGCTTGTCATCGAGTCCGAGGGAGGCTGCGGATTGGCGCTGTTCCTGATGGCCGCAAGCCTCATTATCGCCGCCGGATCCTTCGGGTTCTTCAGGCACGGTGTAGAAATGACAGCCGGCGACGTCAAAGGCGGGTACAACCTGTTCAAGAATAACAGGCCGGATGCGGAAGACGCCGCGTTCGACAAGATCGCGCCGTCGCTGTTCGGAGGGCGATAAGATGACGACAAAAATTGTACAGGTATACTGCCCGAACTGTAAGACGCCCATGTTCTCAAAACCGCAGGACGTCGACAACGTTTTTCTCTGCGACAACTGCGGGACCATGCACGTCCGCAGCAACGGCAACGTAGAAACGATCGGCTACGAGTTCGGGGCTTTCGACGTAGATAAAAAAAGCGAAGGCGAACGCGTTTACCT harbors:
- a CDS encoding amino acid ABC transporter ATP-binding protein produces the protein MVELQDLHKQFGELEVLKGINMQVKKGEVVVILGPSGSGKSTILRCINRLEEPTSGKIFVEGIEVTDRRTDLNKIRQRVGMVFQQFNLFPHMTALQNVTLAPIKVQKKSKAEAETLGKELLKKVGLEQKINSYPMQLSGGQQQRVAIARALAMKPDVMLFDEVTSALDPELVKEVLDVMRNLAMDGMTMMVVTHEMNFAREVGDRVVLMDGGVIVEENTPDQFFTNPRHERTKKFLNMIKN
- a CDS encoding ABC transporter permease subunit (The N-terminal region of this protein, as described by TIGR01726, is a three transmembrane segment that identifies a subfamily of ABC transporter permease subunits, which specificities that include histidine, arginine, glutamine, glutamate, L-cystine (sic), the opines (in Agrobacterium) octopine and nopaline, etc.), translating into MNKGYRSLWLIGILTLLTCLAFAAPASAQSTNAIVVVNDDLFSPVQGASVYIDETYMGLTNYDGSIKVSNFTPGMHKITAKKEGLQDRVREYNLQSGVTVQLQMKRVTTSISPDIVTFIIREDSASKSIVAGASIYIDNQLAGTTDTRDGKLQIELTEGIHEISVHKSGMMVNTSTIDVKHGQTYMIALTPGKTFSIFDGELFIYSLEKEVTKGLVTTLELSIIAMAIGLVIGLIMGLGRTSTNILFRGIASIYVEGIRGLPLLLQLLFVNFGLPFLIQDLTGGSFNIDGFTACIVALSMNSGAYMAEIFKAGIEAIHKGQMEAARSLGMSHYQAMTFIILPQAFKIVLPALGNEFIALIKDSSIGLVISVSEVLWWSKTVGAEHYNTFTPLLAAGLVYLCITIPLGRIVQYMEKKYNVNARKGNLPAKKKKTPQKEATV
- a CDS encoding basic amino acid ABC transporter substrate-binding protein codes for the protein MKKLSAVSIIAIALMTVVLVVSGCTTPTATPAADVTPTPAANVTQNLTMTPGVLSVATEAHYPPFENINTTTGEFYGFDIDLMNEIGKELGLEVKYTDHAFDTIIPAVQAGKFDCAISAFTIRPDRQQSIDFTDWYYESAGQAIVTKPGSSIKNASDLVGKIVGAQAGTVGFDATKAIEGMPEENVKSYATMNEAFMALKKGEVEAVVGDYPVCEPYYRDTPGDYALAGPLSETEYFGIVVNKQNKQLTAAINEALANIKADGRYQTIYDRWFA
- a CDS encoding MFS transporter is translated as MTDSLDRIRLNIKLNYVYTALMNCTLDRAIWMLFLSLRGMSLLEIGLIESVYQLAMLLFGIPAGAISDILGRKTSLIIAAIARIAGYTLILFSHSFAGFALGFAVNALAMVLYSSASESFTYDTCKQTGQQVSYRQVYGNVLAVTFIAAAAGIAAGGFIANVSYDWVYYATIGILLCALIPALLFTETRKRADGSRRPRLRELLTRSVTLIAGNPVILYLLVISAAITVIDQTIYMYSQKYFEAMAIPVYFIGLILSADSIFAALGARYAHVLERFSNRDIVIIVPAVILAMYLLFAVVDSPVVVLFLWIATIFVVGFWPILSDLINKRVPSENRATVLSMKAQMNSIAVMIVFPIVGFIAERTSMSLAFIWLIVSIMPLIAYSVMKIRKVAF
- a CDS encoding rhodanese-like domain-containing protein, which gives rise to MALRDDICSAMESYMMNAPSDWNTVTVEELKQELASNPKLFLLDVRERDEFASGHIPGAVNISVREIPQRVKELPREKDMKIVAYCASGIRSAYATMFLRVYGYSDVRSLVHGIREWVATGNQIVA
- a CDS encoding acetate uptake transporter: MTKTGASALAIEDVTKTGASVLANPAPLGLMGFGATTVLLNLHNANIISATSLGMIFAMGIFYGGLAQVIAGILEFRKGNTFGMTAFTSYGMFWIALVALLQFPNMGWAASVDSASMGFFLGVWGLFTAFMFVATLKKNLALQIVFGSLTVLFFLLAIADFTGSAMIKTIAGYEGILCGLSAIYLACAEIMNDAYGKKVLPV
- a CDS encoding solute symporter family protein produces the protein MDYSFKPIAFALFCLITLLALGLSAYAARGVRTAGHFYAAGGGVKWFVNGIAFSGDYLSAASFLGIAGMIAASGFDGFMYSIGFLAGWIVALFIVAEPLRKIGKYTFADALTSTFKNKYVRLTAAISTLVVSVFYLIPQMVGAGSIVQPLIGLPYELGVVIVGSLVIVIVATAGMVSTTWVQFIKGFLLLIAAGGLTIGVLIMAGQGPIDFISSILSSQSIQLPKGTTVTGEQFLSPGLKYTNPWDFASLALGLVLGTAALPHILIRYYTVPSPADARKSTVIAIIAIGIFYILTLFLGLGANYFGTFDPGNENLAAPLLAQYIGGEVFFALISSIAFATILGTVAGLIMAAAGAIAHDIYTEILGNKSDESKSLKVSKLTAIAVGVIAIALGILAKGQNVAFLVGLAFAIAASANLPAILSTLFWKRATDKGIIAGILTGLVSSIVLILISPTIMGSGAIFPLNNPGIVSIPLGFAVTVGVSLLDARRVADEITVKTAGS
- a CDS encoding universal stress protein; amino-acid sequence: MIEDDKTEESRISGTILLATDGSLPALAATIQAVELARARKAKLSVLNVREQGPVTGIEKMAENSALRRKPEVDGMEFARRLAGSQSVAAEFLTRDGPVVGEIIRTAADIKADMIIMGASDPRGISGLLLGNVAEAVVKQAHCSVVVIKPTEAEIQTALDILNGAGHKVPAIDISDITGSARFKVGLVLFGLYIAGYSAFTITGSFAKGLFSQGLLGLNVALVSGMVLIAAAILMAIGYSWYAGRMESETGGV